A region of the Lycium barbarum isolate Lr01 chromosome 1, ASM1917538v2, whole genome shotgun sequence genome:
tcatgttagagccaaagatcaataaatcatcaacatagaggcaaacaataacatgtgaattattccaagacttatgatagatgcacttatcacattcgtttgttttaaaaccattttcaatcatgcaggaatcaaatttctcatgccattgctttggtgcctgtttcaagccatataaggatttagtaagtttacacactttgctttcttggcctgcttcaataaaaccttcgggttgttccatataaatttccTTATTTAGGTCCCCATATAAAAAAGcagtttttacatccatttggtgaatgtgcaaatcaaaaattgcagcaattacaattaaaagccttatggatgtaattctagttaccagagaaaaagtatcaaaaaattctaggccttctagttgtttaaaacctttagcaactagtctagccttatatttatcaacagagccatccggttttaacttttttctaaggacccatttacacccaattgttttacaacccggtggtaaatcaactaacttccaagttttattggaaataagtgatttcatttcatcatttacagcctctttccaaaaaatagcatcatgtgaagataaagcatcttgtaaattgagagggtcatctccaacattaaaaacataaaaatcaggaccaaaatctttttctactctagctcttttgcttcttcttaactcaaaatcatcactttctttatttttaaaaacagaagtagaagagctaggtagtgacaaaatattttcattagtcctatgacccccactatttttagaatcaaatggaaatttattttcatgaaaaatagcatcTCCTGATTCTATTAGTATATTATCTTCAAGGCTAAAAAATCTATAGGTTGTACTatttgaagcataaccaagaaaagcacaagtagtaacttttttacccaatttacttattttaggatccattagccttacataagctagacaaccccaaACTCTTAGATATCCCAAATTTGGCTTGTGACCTCTCCACAACTCAAATGGTGTTAATTTAGTCTTTTTATGAGGCACACGATTTAACACATAACAAGCAGTTAAAATAGCTTCACCCCAAAAATTTAAAGGTGCACTCGACTCAATAAGCATGGCATTTGTCAACTCAACCaaagttctattttttctctctGCTACACCATTAGATGCAGGAGAGTAAGgtggagtagtttcatgaattattcccaacgatctaacaaaagaattaaactcgttagactcatattcacggcctctatcacttctaattctttttatttttctaccaaactgattttcaacttcatggagataaattttaaaattttcaaaagcatcacttttatttttcatcaagaaaacatatgtatacttagaaaagtcatcaataaaagtgataaaatatctatttcctccacgagttaaaattcctccaagttcacaaatatcagtaTGAATTAACTCTAATAATTCAGTTTTTCTGTCAACTTGGAAATGAGGCCTTTTTGTGATTTTAGCTTTACTACAAGCTtcacatttttcaaaatcctttttaatcattgggattaatcctaaactactcatgattcccacataacgattattaatatgacacaaacgagcatgccaaaaattagtggaagaaagcatgtaaacaaAATTAGTAACTTTATTCATCTCAACATTCAGCTTGAACATCCCATCACAAGCATACCCCTTTCCCACAAAAATACCTTTTTTCACTATTACATATTGATCAGATTCAATAATCTGTTTGAAGCCTGCTTTATTAAGAAGAAAACTAGACATCAAATTTTTTCTCATGGAAGGAGTAAAAAGCACATCTTTTAGAGTTAACACCCTTCCTGAGGTAAAACTCAACTCGACATCTCCCTTTCCAAGCATTTGAGTAGTGTGAGAATCACCAAGCATGATGGTTTTGGGCTCCTCAAATGGAGTATACACTTTGAACCAATCTTTGTCATAGCAGACATGACGGTTTGCACCAGAATCAGCCCACcatccatcaacattttcaaccatatttatgtctgttatcaccgccacaagtggctcttcggtaacgttcgcctgaggtgtaggaccacgtttccgaaacttgcaaaatcgagCAATATGCCCACTCTTGCCACAGACAAAGCATGGTCCTCTATTTTGTGCTTGTTGATGTTGTGCTTGGTTGTTACCACAATTATTTTTCTTGGGAGGTCTACCattatttttcttaaatattttcttcttaggcttcatagaggtatttttgttagcattaggagcagcattatttgaagtaattaaatttaccttatttGTGACGGGTTGTAAGTTACTCTCTTCCATTTGCAAAAGTGCATCTTGGCCCCTTGCTTCTTCCTCCATGCGGATTCGCATAATCAACGTCTCAAGAgaggtttccttttgtttgtggcgcatagttttttgaaattccttccatgaaggtggaagtttatctattatgccaCAAACAATAAGGTTATCTCCAATTTTTATATCCTCAGACCTGAGCTCTCCAACGATCATTATAAAATCTTGGGTTTGGTCTGCCACTGATTTGTTGTCCACCATTTGGAAACGAAAAAAATCTACTAGCAGCATATTTTTTCGCTCCAGCCTCCTCGGTATCATATTTACTCTGCAACGCTTTCCATATTTTCTTTGCAGTAgagtaagttctatcataataatcataaaaattatctgatagacaattaagtaaataataccgACACTTGTATGAATCTTCATCGTACTGTTCAGTTTtttcttgaagagaaataagttcttcatcattcatggaTGTGTTGTCTATTTTATTTGGATTCTTCTCAGTTAACACATAAGAAACATTGAGAAGACTTAAGTAGAAAAGTACtttacccttccatctcttaaaatgagtaccgttgaaccgaaatggcttgttaagatctcctactttgacatccgccgatttttcaattgtagccatttgaatctccttaaaattgttggtgatattgcaatgaaattacaattacaattgaaaaataacaatGAAGCAATAAAAAGAATTTatggctgaggcgcggatatctcgctctctttaaggagattcaagtccactgcagcaaatttaccggtccagcagtaatctttctgaattgtcccctccaggatacaacagcccgaacacgtcgtataactcaacgaACTCtagacaagatgttgagtccaaagctccaccaaaagaacaccttccttcaactaataaactcttttatttttacTTTCCTCACTTTTATGAATTCTCCAAAGGatatatatttttcctttctactCTCACAAGTTAAGGATTTTTTCTATGTATTTGAATGTGTGTTATGGAGAATAATAATTCATCATTTTATAATGGATGAAAATGTGGAAAACTTGTTcaacaaaaaatgtgaaaaacaTTGTCACATTTTTTTTACTACAAAGCAATGTGAAACTAAGACCAAATATGTTTATATGGTGGCTACCATGTTCATATGGTGGCTACCATGGTCTTCacattttttttcacaaaaaaatgtgaaagatatggtcaacttttgtggctacccaaatgaaaataaaattacatgGCAAGACACAAAAAATGTGAAAGATATTTgcaatattaaaatgctcaaaaaCCTAACATACAACATTACTCTATTTTCTAGATTAGAATATCAGACTTGCTATGAAAATTCTTCCTGTTGATTCGGATCAACTTAATGTGATAATCTAAAACCTTATGCAGTGGTAGTGCAAAAAGGTTAAGCTCTTTTATTTAAATACAAACCTTCTGTTCCAAGATCATCTGATCCTAAATGCATGGTAGTCGGTAGTGGCATCCCAATCTAACCCAAATTAATTGATTTTCTTCCTTATATTCTCTTGTGTGTTACTGAGACATGTAAATCCAAGATCTTGGGTTTATATATAAAGAGCTTAATCTTATCATATGCATATGCATACATGTTAAATACACGTTTTTCTTTGTTGACACAACTTAAAATCTTTTATTTCTTAGTTGAATACAAGTTCGATCTTTGTGCCAAGATCATTGTTAGTATCAAAATAATCAGGTCATGAACAAAGCAAATTTCAATAGACGATAAATCAAACACTAAAAAACAAATTTATCAAAAGAGACATAATAATTTAACGTGGTTTGATCAGTCACTTACATCTACGTGTGAAAATGAGCAATCTACTGTATAAAAGAGAGtgcaaaaaaatataagaaagaaCCTCACAAAATTCACTTGAAAAAAGAGATTTACATAAGTGTTCGCAACATTTTCCAAATATAAGGCAAACTCCTAACAGATCATCTGATCCGAAATGCACGGTAGTGGTGTCCCAAACTAACTCATAATCCTGTTTCATTATAAGAATTCACACCAtcttcatgaactatacatttCCTCTTCTCCTTTCAGTAAGGGAAGAAAAAAGAAGCTACATAAAATGCAAGCCAAAACCACCCTACTCCTTTCACTAATTGTGTTCTTCAATATTCTTTTCTTTCTACCCCCTCTAACTAATGCATCTTCTTCAAATATAACTGCGATTTTCGCGTTTGGTGACTCCATCTTCGACCCTGGCAATAACAATGTCCTTTCTACCATTGTCCGTGCCAATCACTTGCCATACGGCAAGGACTTTCCAGGCCATGTTCCAACTGGAAGATTTTGTAATGGGCAATTGACAACAGATATTTTAGCTTCAAAGTTGGGAATAAAGCAAGTTTTACAAGCTTATTTAGACCCTATGGTCTCTAATAAGGACTTGTTAACTGGAGTTAGTTTTGCTTCTGGTGGTTCAGGCTTAGATGAACTTACAGCCAAGGAAAATAATGTGTTGACAATGGAGAATCAGTTGAATTACTTTGAGCAAGCTTTAAAGAGGATGCAAAAAGTTGTAGGGCAAAAAGAAGTTAAGTATATAGTTGAAAAATCTCTGTTTATGATCGCTGCGGGGACGAACGATGTGTGTGATAATTTTTATACGTTGCCAACTCGAAGATATCTTTCTTTGTCAGGCTACCATGATTTTCTGCTCAATAGTCTTGAGGATTTTGTCAATGTAAGTATTATTATTTTTGTCTACCTCAGTACATTATTTCAATCTTGCATGTCATGATTAATATGAAACTTTAATGAACTCATACAGGGGGACAACCTTTTTTTTTGTCTTCTTATatgttttcttgtttttttttgtttttgttttaagcCGTCCACCCGGTCTTTCACCTCCCGTGGTGGTGGTGGGGGGTTTGGCATGGACCCCTACCATGTTTATTTCGGCAAAAGAGATGTTATAGGTGGGAGGGGTACTTAAGGCCAATACCTCCATAACATATGAAACTTGGTACACTGAAAAGATAAATCCTAAGGACCAACTAAATGCAATGATCAAGAATGAAATTTCGGAGACTCTCTTTACACAAGAAGATGAACATGTCATCCTGAGTAATTCTTAGAATAAAAAGCCCGTCTTTGTGCAAGAGAATGCTAGGTTGAGCATAGACATAATCCATGATTGGAGTGATATTGATGACCATATTAGCTAGCCAGGTCCATACGAGAAGTCTATAAGCAAAAAATGGAGTTCATTATGGAAACTGGAATTGATTCCTCTTTACCCTGAATCTGAAATTTGGCATGTTGTCCTGGTCATTATGGCGCAACCAAAATTTAAAGTCAACAAAAGAGTTATCTTATTATGAGTATGCATTTTAAATTACATTAATGCTTTTTGCATAATGCATATATAACCCACAAAATCTGCTCTAAATTCGCCTCTTGTAAACGGCAGACAGAGGCGTATCCCTCCTTATAGTCCCAGATTCATCTGAACCCGGTATTTTTGATGCGGCGTATGAATTTACATGTAAAAATTTCATTAAATGTTGAAACAAATAGTAGATC
Encoded here:
- the LOC132603338 gene encoding GDSL esterase/lipase At2g40250-like, which encodes MQAKTTLLLSLIVFFNILFFLPPLTNASSSNITAIFAFGDSIFDPGNNNVLSTIVRANHLPYGKDFPGHVPTGRFCNGQLTTDILASKLGIKQVLQAYLDPMVSNKDLLTGVSFASGGSGLDELTAKENNVLTMENQLNYFEQALKRMQKVVGQKEVKYIVEKSLFMIAAGTNDVCDNFYTLPTRRYLSLSGYHDFLLNSLEDFVNDLYEMGARKIVVAGLPPVGCLPVQVTINSFLPSFHMFQRVCRLQQNLDSQNYNNKLQALISRLQATYSGSKLIYMDVYNPLLDMINNPSAYGYDRIHEGCCGTGSVEMGPLCNRFDPTCVNPSKYIFWDAVHPTQTTNEHLVHYFQQTLLRQLVD